The Dehalococcoidales bacterium sequence ATTTCGTAGAGCATTTCGTTATCGGAAAACTTATTTAGCCGCACGTCACTGGAGCCAACTTTGAGCAGGTAGGCTGATATGGCCTGGCCCACGGTATAGGGGTCCCCTGGTGGGATTTTCAGCTCTTTCTGAATCTCGTCAAATACCATCTCTCCCTTGAGCCACCGGCACTGATCCAGCTTGGCTTGTCCCTCCGGGGTATCGCCAAACATCTTATTGAAGACCATCCAGGTCGCCTCCAGTTCCAGGGCAAAGTATTCAGGGTCAATCTTCTTTAATTCTGCCATAGTAGTACCCCCTTTTAGATTAGCCCTCAGGTCGATGGGCCAGAAACCAGCCATCATAACCGCCTCGCTCTCAGGAAGAGAGCGAGGGACTCATGCCGGTTTTCCCCAAAAGCTCTTACATTCCCGGTCCTATTTCAGGGGTGTAAGACGGTAGTATACCCGCTGCCACTTGTCCTCCTGCCATGGCTGCCCGACCCAGCCCTCCGGGGTCAGTGCCTTGACCTCGGGAGGCAGTTCCGATGGCGGGATATTTACCGCCTTCATGTTGCAGAACCTGCGCAGAGCAGCCTGCAACATACTGGCCGAGGGGTTCGGCGTGACCTTGAGTCCCATCTTGTCCCGCGCCCAGGGGATGAGGGGCATCTCCACGCAGTTCTTCCAGTCCCGGTATATGATGTCATCAGCGACTCTGCCAATCTGGAACTCGGCGTAGTTATTGGCCGTCAGATAATCGGCGACGTGACGACACACGGTGACCGGGTCAGTCGAGTTAAGAGGGTGTGACTCCAGCATATGATCAAGGTGCAGGTCTGCCTTCCGGGCCACCACTCTCTCCATTGTCTCGTTCGCTTCCGGGGAATCACCCACTTCCTTCTGCCAGGCTATCCAGGCGAAAAGAATCTCCCGGCGCTGCCACTCCATTCCAATTTGTTTTGCAACAGGCATCGTTTTCCCTCCTTTTTATTTATACTGCAGGGGTAGAAACCGGCTGGGGCAAAATCCCCCGCCGCTCCAACTCCCGGGCAGCATACTCAAGACCAAGCCCTGCCAGGGTCTCCGCAGTCGGGATACCTTCGGCATCATATCCCATTAGCCGGTTAGTATCTTCCAGCAGCTGGCCGAGCTTATCGCGGTCCCGGGACAGGAATTGCTCCGGCAGGTCACCGGCCTGCATTCTCTCCCCCAGGATTACATTATATACACGGGTAATAGCTCTTACCCTCCGGACACACTGCTTCGCTTCCTCGTCGTTCAGTTCCAGCCCGGTAGCATATGAGAACAGCGCCGCCTGATCACTGTCCAGAATCCGGGTGTACTTCCTGCCCCCGGACCAGCGATGGCACAACCCGAGGCAATCTGCCAGGATACCGGACTCGGCATCGTGGACTATCGTTTTGCTCATCATCTCATAATTTACCCCGGACGAACTTGAAGGAACATCTTTTTTCCATTCCTGCGGGTATTCCCAGAACTCTGACTCCGCGTACCACTGGCTGAATTCATCGGACTCGAAGGACAACCCCTCATAGCCATAGGTGCCCCACTGGGAGGTATCCTGCCGGTCGTTAAGGATCAGCTTGACGGCTCCCGACAGACCGTGCATCTGCCGGCCACGAGGTTCCAGTTTCCGGGTATGATAAGCATATTGCTCAGCCCCGCGGCCAATCTGCTGCGCCGCCTGGTGAACACCATTAGCCAGGATATCACCGATTCCCTCCCGGTAGGCAATCTTCTTCAACAGGTTGAAAAAGACCTCAGGGTTACTCCACTCCAGATGCATCCCGCCGGTATCCTCCCTGGTGATAATGCCCTTCTGGTAGAGGTCAATGACGAAAACACACAGGGCGGCCGCCGAAAGGGTATCAAAGCCGTATCTCTGCACCAAGGAAATGCAGCGGAGATTGAAGTCAAAATCGTGAATATCAGCCGCCCCGGTAAACCGGTGCCGCGAGCGGCACTTGAGCAAGACGGGTTGCCCATCGGGAAGGTGGGCGGTGGGGTGGTCTGGCGTAGGACAATTGAAACAACCCACCATCGTCGCCTCCCGTCT is a genomic window containing:
- a CDS encoding aldehyde ferredoxin oxidoreductase N-terminal domain-containing protein, which produces MWYGWTGVQLEVNLTEGTIRKVDGNREMYETYLGGHGLITRMFWDRVPPETEPFSPENLLIFGAGPLVGTPAPSANRTNVVTRSPQTNYLTNSNMGGSWAPQLKFAGYDTLTISGKSPVPVYLYINDDKVEIRDASHLWGKDVFETQSIIRDELKNDHVQTLCIGPAGEHRVFFASIEHGPGFSLSRSGVGAIMGDKKLKAVTVHGTKDVHLSQPLPFLELCNDILRRAENRKMLSGGDDDESPRDKQKVEPKTAENDGEAKHRGKNLYRNFELMKSWKGRDQEYQSFLMRREATMVGCFNCPTPDHPTAHLPDGQPVLLKCRSRHRFTGAADIHDFDFNLRCISLVQRYGFDTLSAAALCVFVIDLYQKGIITREDTGGMHLEWSNPEVFFNLLKKIAYREGIGDILANGVHQAAQQIGRGAEQYAYHTRKLEPRGRQMHGLSGAVKLILNDRQDTSQWGTYGYEGLSFESDEFSQWYAESEFWEYPQEWKKDVPSSSSGVNYEMMSKTIVHDAESGILADCLGLCHRWSGGRKYTRILDSDQAALFSYATGLELNDEEAKQCVRRVRAITRVYNVILGERMQAGDLPEQFLSRDRDKLGQLLEDTNRLMGYDAEGIPTAETLAGLGLEYAARELERRGILPQPVSTPAV